Proteins encoded by one window of Sulfurospirillum barnesii SES-3:
- a CDS encoding tetratricopeptide repeat protein, with the protein MFRKIVFLVCVSVMGFAATHSVCESERIETYKAKEMIESILKDEPTNAICMLQLANIYLKQGEIAKGFDTLVDAYLLDPHYVQHSKIATVLPFALKVTHLKTQAQSTNDKSTWNALGDGYFDMGIFNEASLMYKNSLFVDPTQHMIRLKRALSLQKNAYIYSALDEVQTVLNKEPFHVFANYYMGKFLAYDLKNRENARVFFQRAKEALMAQKDTFAYLEYTNLLSDITKELGD; encoded by the coding sequence GTGTTTCGAAAAATAGTGTTTCTAGTATGCGTATCTGTCATGGGATTTGCAGCCACTCACAGTGTATGCGAAAGTGAGCGTATAGAAACCTACAAAGCAAAAGAGATGATTGAGTCCATTCTTAAGGATGAACCAACCAATGCTATTTGCATGCTTCAATTAGCCAATATTTACCTCAAGCAAGGCGAAATAGCCAAAGGTTTTGATACCTTAGTGGATGCGTATTTATTGGATCCTCATTATGTACAGCACAGTAAAATTGCCACGGTTCTTCCTTTTGCTCTCAAAGTAACGCACCTAAAAACACAAGCTCAAAGCACAAATGATAAAAGCACTTGGAATGCTTTGGGTGATGGTTATTTTGATATGGGCATTTTTAACGAAGCTTCCTTGATGTATAAAAACAGTCTTTTCGTTGATCCCACACAGCATATGATTCGCTTGAAACGTGCGTTGAGTCTTCAAAAAAATGCTTATATTTACAGTGCCCTTGATGAGGTGCAGACCGTTTTGAATAAAGAGCCTTTTCATGTTTTTGCAAATTATTATATGGGAAAATTTTTAGCGTATGACCTTAAAAATAGAGAGAATGCACGTGTCTTTTTTCAAAGGGCAAAAGAGGCTTTGATGGCACAAAAAGATACATTTGCTTATTTAGAATACACCAATTTGCTCAGTGACATTACGAAAGAATTAGGTGACTAG
- the rfaD gene encoding ADP-glyceromanno-heptose 6-epimerase — MQTPFIDFNLKTVLITGGAGFIGSNLAFYFQTHFPQCRVIVFDCFRSEATFSNGNLKSFGHFKNLIGFQGEVISGDINDDVALKALEAYHVDYIFHEAAISDTTVLDQGIMVKTNVNAFKSILELALKSNAVVVYASSGATYGDAPSPQRVGFEQPQNVYGFSKLSMDYLARKFSAEHPNMSVVGLRYFNVYGPREYFKNKTASMVLQLGLQLLSGKAPRLFYNSDKILRDFIYIDDVIQANIKAALSGISGVFNVGTALPRSFQDIADILQKELGTHFQTEYFENPYIGAYQMHTQADISLTCKALGYVPEVSLEEGIRAYVPEIRRIFESEVNRG; from the coding sequence ATGCAAACTCCTTTTATTGATTTTAATCTTAAAACCGTTCTTATCACGGGTGGAGCGGGGTTTATTGGCAGTAATTTAGCGTTTTATTTTCAAACACATTTTCCCCAGTGTCGTGTCATTGTTTTTGACTGTTTTCGCAGTGAAGCGACCTTTTCCAATGGCAATTTAAAGAGTTTTGGTCATTTTAAAAATCTGATTGGTTTTCAAGGCGAAGTGATTAGTGGTGACATCAACGACGATGTGGCACTAAAAGCCTTAGAAGCGTACCACGTTGATTATATTTTTCATGAAGCCGCTATTTCGGATACGACGGTTTTAGATCAAGGCATTATGGTTAAAACCAACGTCAATGCCTTTAAAAGCATTTTAGAATTGGCTCTCAAAAGTAATGCCGTGGTGGTGTATGCGTCTAGTGGCGCAACCTATGGAGATGCGCCTAGCCCACAACGTGTTGGGTTTGAACAGCCCCAAAATGTCTATGGCTTTAGTAAACTCTCTATGGACTATTTGGCACGAAAATTTAGCGCAGAACATCCTAACATGTCTGTGGTGGGGCTTCGTTATTTTAATGTGTATGGCCCTCGTGAATACTTCAAAAATAAAACTGCCTCGATGGTCTTGCAACTAGGATTACAGCTCTTAAGTGGCAAAGCACCTCGCCTTTTTTACAACTCCGATAAGATTTTAAGAGATTTTATTTACATTGACGATGTGATTCAAGCGAACATAAAAGCCGCACTTTCAGGCATTTCAGGTGTTTTCAATGTGGGAACAGCATTGCCTCGTAGTTTTCAAGATATTGCCGATATTTTGCAAAAAGAATTAGGCACACATTTTCAAACAGAGTATTTTGAAAATCCCTACATTGGGGCGTATCAGATGCATACGCAGGCGGATATTAGCCTTACATGTAAAGCGTTAGGCTACGTGCCAGAAGTGAGTTTGGAAGAGGGCATAAGGGCGTATGTACCAGAGATTAGACGTATTTTTGAAAGTGAAGTGAACCGTGGATAG
- the gmhB gene encoding D-glycero-beta-D-manno-heptose 1,7-bisphosphate 7-phosphatase, which yields MQKALFLDRDGVINIDKAYVCKIEDFEFCEGVFEVLRHFQSLGYLLIIVTNQSGIGRGYYSEEDFQKLTQWMCEALLHVKIKIDAVYHCPHAPEEHCACRKPKSGMFEEAIRAFDIDVKASWMIGDKRSDMEAAQGAGIDNTILLGSACEGGAKYCVNLILDTINLIQN from the coding sequence ATGCAAAAAGCACTTTTTTTAGACCGAGATGGCGTCATAAACATCGATAAAGCCTATGTTTGCAAAATTGAGGATTTTGAGTTTTGCGAGGGCGTTTTTGAAGTGTTACGCCATTTTCAATCTTTAGGATATTTGCTCATTATTGTCACCAACCAATCGGGTATTGGAAGAGGCTACTACAGCGAAGAGGATTTTCAAAAACTCACCCAGTGGATGTGTGAAGCGCTTTTACATGTAAAGATAAAAATCGATGCAGTGTACCATTGTCCCCATGCTCCAGAAGAGCATTGTGCGTGCAGGAAGCCCAAAAGTGGCATGTTTGAAGAGGCGATACGTGCCTTTGATATTGATGTGAAAGCTTCATGGATGATTGGAGATAAGAGGAGTGACATGGAAGCAGCTCAAGGTGCAGGCATAGACAATACCATTTTGCTCGGTAGCGCCTGTGAGGGTGGGGCTAAATATTGTGTTAATTTAATTTTGGATACAATTAACCTTATTCAAAACTAA